One stretch of Alcaligenes faecalis DNA includes these proteins:
- a CDS encoding acyl-CoA synthetase, translating to MVSIYDQDLPQTDANYRVLSPLDFIERSAFVYPDYPALVYGPAQNGIKMSWSQLYARTRQLGSALSKAGVGKGDTVAVMLPNTPPMVQAHFGVPMCGAVLNTLNTRLDASTIAYMLDHGEARAVLVDSEFAAVMKEALSLRESKEPILVIDVVDNYFDTGAERIGSQSYEEFVDGGDPDYDWKLPANEWDAIALNYTSGTTGKPKGVVYHHRGAYLGALSNVLEWDMPKHAVYLWTLPMFHCNGWTFPWVVAARAGVNVCLRKVEAQAMVDNMVDYGVTHYCGAPIVHSLLVNSDEALKSRLPKGVSAMVAGAAPPATMIEGMERMGFALTHVYGLTETYGPASVCAQHAPWGELDIQERAKRNARQGVRYHLQGGVQVLDPQTMEPVPADGETMGEIMFRGNITMKGYLKNAKATEESLGGGWFHTGDLAVCEPDGYVRIKDRSKDIIISGGENISSIEIEDVMYRHPAVQAAAVVAQPDERWGEAPHVYVELRPGAEVTVEELRAHCRQYLAGFKIPRHFSFIELPKTATGKIQKFALRQQAKQAASD from the coding sequence GTGGTGAGTATTTACGATCAGGATTTGCCCCAGACAGACGCCAACTACCGTGTTTTGTCCCCGCTGGATTTCATCGAGCGCAGTGCTTTTGTCTACCCTGACTACCCGGCTCTGGTTTACGGGCCCGCCCAAAACGGCATCAAGATGAGCTGGTCGCAGCTGTACGCCCGCACCCGTCAGCTGGGCAGTGCGCTGTCCAAGGCCGGGGTTGGCAAAGGCGACACTGTGGCCGTGATGCTGCCCAATACTCCGCCCATGGTTCAGGCACACTTTGGCGTGCCCATGTGCGGCGCTGTACTGAACACTTTGAATACCCGTCTGGATGCCAGCACCATCGCCTATATGCTGGATCACGGCGAAGCGCGTGCGGTGCTGGTGGACAGCGAGTTTGCCGCCGTCATGAAAGAAGCCTTGAGCCTGCGCGAAAGCAAAGAGCCCATTCTGGTCATTGACGTCGTGGACAACTACTTTGACACGGGTGCCGAGCGTATCGGCTCGCAAAGCTACGAGGAGTTCGTGGACGGTGGCGACCCGGATTACGACTGGAAACTACCCGCCAACGAGTGGGACGCGATTGCCCTGAACTACACCAGCGGTACCACCGGCAAGCCCAAAGGTGTGGTCTATCACCACCGTGGCGCGTATCTGGGTGCCTTGTCCAACGTCTTGGAATGGGATATGCCCAAGCATGCGGTCTATCTGTGGACCCTGCCCATGTTCCATTGCAATGGTTGGACTTTCCCCTGGGTGGTGGCGGCTCGCGCTGGCGTGAACGTCTGTTTGCGCAAGGTGGAAGCCCAGGCCATGGTCGACAATATGGTCGATTACGGTGTTACCCACTACTGTGGCGCGCCGATTGTGCACTCCCTGCTGGTCAATTCCGACGAAGCCTTGAAGTCCCGCCTGCCCAAGGGCGTGTCAGCCATGGTGGCGGGTGCTGCGCCTCCTGCCACCATGATCGAAGGCATGGAGCGCATGGGCTTTGCACTGACCCACGTTTACGGCCTGACCGAAACCTATGGTCCCGCGTCGGTCTGTGCGCAGCATGCTCCCTGGGGGGAGCTGGATATTCAGGAACGCGCCAAGCGCAATGCTCGTCAAGGGGTGCGCTACCACCTGCAAGGGGGCGTACAGGTTCTGGACCCGCAAACCATGGAACCCGTCCCTGCCGATGGCGAGACCATGGGCGAGATCATGTTCCGCGGCAATATCACCATGAAGGGCTACCTGAAAAACGCCAAGGCCACGGAAGAATCTCTGGGCGGCGGCTGGTTTCATACCGGCGACCTGGCCGTGTGCGAGCCGGACGGCTATGTACGCATCAAGGATCGCAGCAAGGACATCATCATTTCCGGGGGCGAGAACATTTCCTCCATCGAGATTGAAGACGTCATGTATCGCCATCCTGCCGTGCAGGCGGCGGCCGTTGTGGCTCAGCCTGACGAGCGTTGGGGTGAAGCACCGCACGTCTATGTGGAGCTGCGCCCAGGTGCGGAGGTGACCGTGGAAGAACTGCGCGCGCATTGCCGCCAGTACTTGGCTGGCTTTAAAATACCGCGACATTTCAGTTTTATTGAGTTGCCAAAAACGGCAACAGGTAAAATACAGAAATTCGCGCTGCGTCAGCAGGCCAAGCAAGCCGCTTCGGACTAA
- a CDS encoding AraC family transcriptional regulator, with translation MDYRQTDILMPAERIPESLQQLRYLPRPLYGQERTLPNQAIARPHRHPWVQFSYALTGVIEVRTASGRFMAPPQQAVWVPAGVEHGVRSSPDAQIRSLYIDVSALPEAPTVCRVVVVDRLLRELIREFSLLPVLYEREGAQGRLVQVLLDRLLAAPESGLILPWPSDPRLLQVCEQLQAQPSGDWSLQDLAEQQGLSEKTLSRLFRQQTGLTFRVWRQRLRVMSALPLLERQERVTDVALACGYESMSAFVAAFRDLMGQTPGEFFRRPLGPLDE, from the coding sequence ATGGATTATCGACAAACGGACATTCTGATGCCTGCTGAGCGGATTCCAGAGAGTTTGCAGCAGCTGCGTTATCTGCCCAGACCTTTATACGGTCAGGAGCGCACCTTGCCCAATCAGGCCATTGCTCGCCCACATCGGCATCCCTGGGTGCAGTTTTCCTATGCGTTGACGGGGGTGATTGAAGTGCGTACGGCCAGCGGGCGCTTCATGGCGCCGCCTCAACAGGCGGTGTGGGTGCCAGCGGGCGTGGAGCATGGGGTGCGCAGCTCGCCCGATGCCCAGATTCGCAGTCTGTATATTGATGTCAGCGCCTTGCCAGAGGCGCCTACGGTGTGTCGGGTGGTGGTCGTAGACCGTTTATTGCGCGAGCTGATCCGCGAGTTCAGCCTTTTGCCCGTGCTGTACGAACGCGAGGGGGCGCAGGGACGTCTGGTACAGGTCTTGCTGGATCGTTTGTTGGCCGCGCCTGAAAGTGGCCTGATTCTGCCCTGGCCTTCAGACCCGCGCCTCTTGCAGGTATGCGAGCAATTGCAGGCCCAGCCATCAGGCGATTGGAGTTTGCAGGATTTGGCCGAGCAACAGGGCTTGTCCGAAAAAACCTTGAGCCGTCTGTTTCGTCAGCAAACTGGGCTGACGTTTCGTGTTTGGCGTCAGCGCTTGCGTGTCATGAGTGCCTTGCCCTTGCTGGAGCGACAGGAGCGTGTGACCGACGTTGCTTTGGCCTGTGGCTATGAAAGCATGTCGGCCTTTGTGGCCGCTTTTCGGGACTTGATGGGTCAAACGCCCGGTGAGTTTTTTCGCCGCCCATTGGGGCCGCTGGACGAATAA
- the crcB gene encoding fluoride efflux transporter CrcB has translation MPVAMLYIAAGGALGALARWFLSQALNALFPTLPPGTLLANLIGGYLMGIAMAYFSGLGLGHEGWRMFVMTGFLGGLTTFSTFSAEIMTLMMQQRYLWAMGGIAIHVVGSLLMLGLGMATWSLFRGQA, from the coding sequence ATGCCCGTAGCCATGCTGTATATCGCCGCCGGTGGTGCCCTGGGCGCATTGGCGCGTTGGTTCTTGAGTCAGGCTTTGAATGCCCTGTTCCCTACACTGCCCCCTGGTACTTTGCTGGCTAACTTGATTGGCGGCTATCTGATGGGTATCGCGATGGCCTATTTCAGCGGCCTGGGCCTGGGTCACGAAGGCTGGCGCATGTTTGTCATGACGGGTTTTCTGGGCGGCCTGACCACTTTTTCTACCTTCTCTGCCGAGATCATGACCTTGATGATGCAACAGCGTTATCTATGGGCCATGGGCGGCATTGCCATCCACGTTGTCGGTTCCCTGCTGATGCTGGGCCTGGGCATGGCCACGTGGAGTCTGTTTCGGGGGCAAGCATGA
- a CDS encoding ABC transporter permease, translated as MNWYAILAIYRYEMSRTRRTLLQSIVAPVISTALYFVVFGAAIGHRINEIGGVPYGAFIVPGLTMLSVLTHSVSNAAFGIYFPRFTRNIYEILSAPISHFEVTLAFVGAAATKSLFLAAIILITARLFVPYEIAHPIWMLCFLALTALTFSLLGFIIGIWADNFEKLQFVPMLILTPLTFLGGTFYSIDMLPEFWQKLTLLNPVLYLISGFRWSFFDLGDVNVWLSLGMTLLFLSVFLAVAGWIFKTGYRLRP; from the coding sequence ATGAACTGGTACGCCATTCTGGCCATTTACCGCTACGAAATGTCGCGCACCCGACGCACCCTGCTGCAAAGCATTGTGGCACCCGTGATTTCTACAGCCTTGTATTTTGTGGTGTTTGGCGCTGCCATTGGTCATCGCATCAATGAAATTGGCGGTGTGCCCTACGGCGCCTTTATCGTGCCTGGTCTGACCATGCTGTCAGTGCTGACCCATAGCGTCTCCAACGCCGCTTTCGGGATTTACTTTCCGCGCTTTACTCGCAATATCTACGAGATTCTGTCTGCGCCCATTTCACACTTCGAGGTGACCCTGGCCTTTGTGGGCGCAGCAGCCACCAAGTCGCTGTTTCTGGCCGCCATCATCCTGATCACGGCGCGGCTGTTTGTGCCTTACGAGATTGCCCACCCCATCTGGATGCTGTGCTTTCTGGCACTGACCGCCCTGACCTTCAGCCTGCTAGGTTTCATTATCGGTATCTGGGCCGACAACTTTGAAAAGCTGCAATTCGTGCCCATGCTGATTCTGACCCCGCTCACCTTTTTGGGCGGCACCTTCTACTCCATCGACATGCTGCCCGAGTTCTGGCAAAAACTGACCTTGCTGAACCCGGTGCTGTACCTGATCAGCGGCTTTCGCTGGAGCTTCTTTGATCTTGGCGATGTGAATGTGTGGCTGAGCCTGGGCATGACACTGCTGTTTTTAAGCGTGTTTCTTGCCGTGGCGGGCTGGATCTTCAAAACGGGCTATAGATTGCGCCCGTAA
- a CDS encoding ABC transporter ATP-binding protein — translation MQNTPDSHAILRVRGLSKQYANGHQALHALDLDIWRGEIFALLGSNGAGKTTLISIICGLVNRSSGTVLVDGADNVIDYKRARQKIGLVPQELSADSFETVWNTVSFSRGLFGKAPNPALIEQILKDLSLWDKKDSPLITLSGGMKRRVLIAKALSHEPEILFLDEPTAGVDVALRQGMWALVKRLRSQGVTIILTTHYIEEAQEMADRIGFINKGSLQLVETKDNLMRRLGGKTLNLNLAEPISTLPASLDALGLQTAADGMSLLYPLANRAQDHDLSSLLAAVGQAGLTITDIHTRERSLEDIYVEFVGAQS, via the coding sequence ATGCAGAACACTCCTGATTCTCACGCTATTTTGCGTGTTCGAGGCCTGAGCAAACAATACGCAAACGGGCATCAAGCCCTGCACGCTTTGGACCTGGACATCTGGCGGGGCGAGATTTTCGCCCTGCTCGGCTCCAACGGCGCAGGCAAAACCACCCTGATCAGCATTATCTGCGGGCTGGTCAATCGCAGCAGCGGCACTGTGCTGGTAGATGGTGCAGACAATGTCATCGACTACAAGCGCGCCCGCCAGAAAATTGGGCTGGTGCCACAAGAGCTGAGTGCCGACTCCTTCGAGACGGTCTGGAATACCGTCAGCTTCAGTCGTGGTCTGTTTGGCAAAGCGCCCAATCCGGCGCTGATCGAACAGATTCTGAAGGACCTGTCACTGTGGGACAAAAAAGACAGCCCCTTGATTACGCTCTCGGGCGGCATGAAACGCCGCGTGCTGATTGCCAAGGCGCTTTCCCACGAACCGGAAATCCTGTTTCTGGATGAACCCACCGCAGGGGTGGACGTGGCCTTGCGTCAAGGCATGTGGGCCTTGGTGAAGCGGCTGCGCAGCCAGGGCGTCACCATTATTCTGACCACCCACTACATCGAAGAAGCCCAGGAGATGGCCGACCGCATTGGCTTCATCAATAAAGGTTCCTTGCAACTGGTGGAAACCAAAGACAATCTGATGCGCCGCCTGGGCGGTAAAACCCTGAATCTGAATCTGGCCGAGCCCATCAGCACCCTGCCCGCCTCTCTGGATGCGCTGGGACTGCAAACTGCGGCGGACGGAATGAGCCTTCTCTACCCCTTGGCCAACCGCGCACAGGACCATGACTTGAGCAGCTTGCTGGCAGCGGTTGGACAGGCGGGCTTGACGATTACCGACATCCATACCCGCGAGCGCAGTCTGGAAGATATTTACGTTGAGTTTGTAGGGGCACAATCATGA
- the tadA gene encoding tRNA adenosine(34) deaminase TadA, with translation MPTSLPPQTESDVLSDAQAMVLALEQAQLAASIGEVPVGAVLLDADGRLLSVGSNRTVCDHDPTQHAEIVALRAATRKVGNYRLPGASLFVTLEPCMMCLGALLHARLSRVVWAAADPKTGVCGSVESLHLHPTLNHHTRVSGGLMSEDAAQALRDFFRQRREQKKLQKQAQTVQSPLDDAQ, from the coding sequence ATGCCAACTAGCTTACCACCGCAAACAGAGAGTGACGTTTTGAGTGATGCTCAGGCTATGGTTTTAGCTCTGGAACAGGCTCAACTGGCGGCCAGCATCGGAGAGGTGCCCGTAGGTGCCGTACTATTGGATGCGGACGGCAGGCTGCTTTCTGTAGGCTCCAATCGCACGGTTTGTGACCATGATCCCACCCAGCATGCCGAGATCGTGGCCTTGCGCGCCGCGACGCGTAAAGTCGGCAATTACCGCTTGCCCGGCGCCAGCCTGTTTGTGACGCTGGAACCTTGCATGATGTGTCTGGGCGCTTTGTTGCATGCGCGCCTGTCGCGTGTGGTGTGGGCCGCAGCCGATCCGAAGACCGGGGTGTGTGGCAGTGTGGAGTCCTTGCATCTGCATCCCACCCTGAATCACCACACGCGGGTTTCGGGTGGTTTGATGTCCGAGGATGCGGCCCAGGCCCTGCGGGATTTTTTCCGCCAACGACGCGAACAAAAGAAGTTGCAAAAGCAGGCTCAAACTGTCCAATCGCCGCTGGATGACGCCCAGTAG
- a CDS encoding glutamine amidotransferase: MIDVHFFQAGSPPPDVEQRFGNQNAWFKRALQPLDVNIHTWRVHQDEALPAPDCPDPVVISGSWSMVTDKLDWSENLAAWIRERYQAQMPLLGICYGHQLMAHALGGHVDYHPKGAEVGYLPIHLSEQAHEHELLANLPMQFPALLTHQQSVLSLPAHVEILGSSAHDPHQILRYGPAQWSIQFHPEFFAGLLRYCVLRKAESWRAQGIDPQTLADPIQDTPDAHRLLCNFVQTYSSSGPNGRRKNSPGV; this comes from the coding sequence ATGATAGATGTACATTTTTTTCAAGCCGGTTCCCCTCCTCCCGATGTCGAGCAGCGCTTTGGCAATCAGAATGCCTGGTTCAAGCGCGCCTTGCAGCCTCTGGATGTGAATATCCACACCTGGCGAGTCCATCAGGACGAGGCCCTGCCTGCACCGGATTGCCCGGACCCTGTGGTGATCAGCGGCTCCTGGAGCATGGTCACCGACAAGCTGGACTGGAGTGAAAACCTGGCTGCCTGGATTCGGGAGCGTTATCAGGCACAAATGCCCTTGCTGGGTATTTGCTATGGCCATCAATTAATGGCTCACGCCTTGGGCGGGCACGTGGATTACCACCCCAAAGGGGCCGAAGTCGGTTATCTGCCCATTCACTTGTCCGAACAGGCCCACGAACATGAGCTGCTGGCCAATCTGCCCATGCAGTTCCCTGCTCTGCTCACGCACCAGCAAAGCGTGCTGAGCTTGCCGGCCCATGTAGAAATACTGGGCAGCTCTGCGCACGATCCGCATCAAATTCTGCGTTACGGACCCGCGCAATGGTCGATCCAGTTTCACCCTGAGTTTTTTGCTGGACTGCTACGTTACTGCGTGCTGCGCAAGGCCGAATCCTGGCGTGCCCAGGGCATAGACCCGCAAACTCTGGCAGATCCCATTCAGGACACGCCCGACGCCCATCGCCTGCTGTGCAATTTTGTGCAGACTTATTCGTCCAGCGGCCCCAATGGGCGGCGAAAAAACTCACCGGGCGTTTGA
- a CDS encoding YajQ family cyclic di-GMP-binding protein, which translates to MPSFDVVSEVNTHELRNAVEQASRELATRFDFKGTDAKFELEDENTILQSAPSVFQLEQMMQILRGRIAARGIDVRCLDTEKVLENVAGARQKVKVRQGLDQPTSKKLIAAIKNAKLKVDTQIQGEKLRVTGKKRDDLQAAIALLKQTEVELPLQYDNFRD; encoded by the coding sequence ATGCCATCTTTTGACGTTGTATCCGAGGTCAACACCCACGAACTGCGTAATGCAGTTGAACAAGCCAGCCGCGAACTGGCCACCCGTTTTGACTTCAAAGGTACGGATGCCAAATTTGAACTTGAAGACGAGAACACCATCTTGCAATCGGCACCCAGCGTGTTTCAGCTGGAGCAAATGATGCAGATTCTGCGTGGCCGTATTGCTGCCCGCGGTATTGATGTGCGTTGCCTGGACACCGAGAAGGTTCTGGAAAACGTGGCTGGTGCCCGTCAGAAAGTGAAAGTGCGCCAGGGTCTGGACCAGCCTACGTCCAAGAAACTGATTGCCGCCATCAAGAACGCCAAGCTGAAAGTGGACACGCAGATTCAAGGTGAAAAACTGCGCGTAACCGGCAAGAAACGGGACGACTTGCAGGCTGCCATCGCTCTGTTGAAACAGACCGAAGTGGAATTGCCTTTGCAGTACGATAATTTCCGCGACTAA
- a CDS encoding LD-carboxypeptidase → MSSPEHDHHHHHHEHGEYHCGQQDSSGIYLFSPSGQILEPKRLELASQRLNQLGFAVDIDPDALAVHERFAGTDAQRLAAVQRALQQPQPIVMATRGGYGLSRILGQIDWRAVADSGKRFVGMSDFTAFNLALLAQTGAISYTGPTAIADFGGDETDELTTELFGELMRGELELFSFESEDSDAVDGHGVLWGGNLALVCSLLGTPYFPQIDGGILFLEDVGEAPYRVERMLTQLWHAGVLNRQMAVVLGRFTAYKTGASDNGFDMDSVVRWLRETVKVPVVTGLPYGHVDVKVSLPVGKEVGLATEDGMAYLVLDEHEH, encoded by the coding sequence ATGAGCAGCCCCGAGCACGACCATCATCACCATCACCACGAACATGGCGAATACCATTGTGGGCAGCAGGACAGTTCGGGCATTTATCTGTTTTCGCCCTCTGGCCAGATCCTTGAACCCAAACGCCTGGAGCTGGCCAGCCAGCGTCTGAACCAGCTGGGCTTTGCCGTGGACATAGACCCGGACGCTCTGGCAGTGCACGAACGCTTTGCCGGTACGGACGCCCAGCGTCTGGCCGCTGTACAGCGCGCCTTGCAGCAGCCCCAGCCTATTGTGATGGCGACACGCGGCGGCTACGGCTTAAGCCGCATTCTGGGCCAGATCGATTGGCGTGCAGTGGCCGATAGCGGCAAACGTTTTGTGGGCATGTCGGATTTCACGGCCTTCAATCTGGCCTTGTTGGCGCAGACCGGGGCCATCAGCTATACCGGCCCGACCGCGATTGCCGACTTCGGTGGCGATGAAACTGACGAGCTGACGACCGAGCTGTTTGGGGAGTTGATGCGTGGCGAGCTGGAGCTGTTCAGCTTTGAGTCCGAGGATTCGGATGCGGTCGATGGCCACGGTGTTCTGTGGGGGGGCAATCTGGCCCTGGTTTGCTCCTTGCTGGGCACGCCGTACTTCCCCCAGATTGATGGTGGCATCTTGTTCCTGGAAGACGTGGGCGAAGCTCCGTACCGGGTCGAGCGTATGTTGACGCAACTTTGGCATGCTGGCGTGCTGAATCGCCAGATGGCAGTGGTGCTGGGCCGTTTCACGGCTTACAAGACCGGGGCTTCGGATAACGGCTTTGATATGGACTCGGTGGTGCGCTGGTTGCGTGAGACCGTCAAGGTTCCGGTCGTAACGGGCTTGCCTTATGGCCATGTGGACGTCAAGGTCAGTCTGCCTGTTGGCAAGGAAGTGGGCCTGGCCACCGAGGACGGCATGGCTTATCTGGTCCTGGATGAACACGAGCACTAA
- a CDS encoding GNAT family N-acetyltransferase, protein MNLRIELMRLHDLGQVLEVQADVYDADILEDRSFYQNRLDLAPDSCWVARDADNQLQGYLVSYPWAGLLPPSLGDALNSLPSPADQWFIHDCAVMRRAQGRGVAGALLQAGRRYAWQRGLRRCSLVSLGPAVGYWQRLGYKPIEGVPAPVLEAKLRQYGEQASFMDCAVRPD, encoded by the coding sequence ATGAATTTACGAATTGAATTAATGCGTTTGCACGATCTGGGCCAGGTGCTGGAAGTCCAGGCGGATGTGTACGACGCGGATATTCTGGAAGACCGCAGCTTTTATCAGAACCGTCTGGATCTGGCGCCTGACAGCTGCTGGGTGGCACGCGATGCCGACAATCAATTGCAAGGCTATTTGGTGTCCTATCCGTGGGCGGGCCTGTTGCCACCGTCTCTGGGCGATGCGCTGAACAGCCTGCCTTCACCTGCAGACCAATGGTTTATTCACGACTGCGCTGTGATGCGTCGTGCGCAAGGTCGTGGGGTAGCCGGAGCCTTGTTGCAAGCCGGTCGCCGCTATGCCTGGCAGCGTGGCTTGCGTCGTTGCAGTCTGGTGTCCTTGGGACCTGCCGTGGGCTATTGGCAGCGTCTGGGCTACAAGCCGATTGAAGGTGTACCTGCACCCGTGCTGGAAGCAAAGCTGCGCCAGTATGGTGAGCAAGCCAGTTTCATGGATTGCGCGGTGCGTCCTGATTGA